One genomic segment of Misgurnus anguillicaudatus chromosome 23, ASM2758022v2, whole genome shotgun sequence includes these proteins:
- the LOC129452958 gene encoding uncharacterized protein — translation MKTITLLFILSLFINSAFGDEVSVMDGDSVTLHTNTVIEAFNGVSIIWKFGAQKTKIAQINKANNNNTVSIRDDALDGKFRGRLQLNDQTGDLTITNIRTTDSELYIVDIHVGIKETKKSFDVKGVINPESDQLKSVSVKDGDSVTLHTDVPDIKKYDAMQWRFQGVPIAEFNKSVSKISEDERFRDKLQLDVQTGSLKIKNIRTDLSGLYEVEISSTSSVYTIHQSFTVTVSDCVCCCYVLEAMVRLVISAVVGVATVAVLVNEIRSSRDKQKKNSQTPLDHH, via the exons ATGAAGACGATCACTTTACTCTTCATCCTTTCTTTATTCATCAAca GTGCGTTTGGTGATGAAGTGTCAGTGATGGATGGggattctgttactctacacactaATACTGTAATAGAAGCATTTAACGGTGTGTCAATAATATGGAAATTTGGGGCTCAAAAAACTAAAATAGCTCAAATCAATAAAGCGAATAATAACAACACAGTCTCAATACGTGATGATGCTCTTGATGGGAAATTCAGAGGCAGACTGCAGTTGAatgatcagactggagatctcaccatcacaaacatcagaaCCACAGACTCTGAACTGTATATAGTAGATATACATGTCGGAATTAAAGAAACAAAGAAGAGTTTTGATGTTAAAG GTGTGATTAACCCAGAATCAGATCAACTAAAGTCAGTGTCAGTAAAGGAtggagattctgttactcttCACACTGACGTTCCTGATATCAAGAAATATGATGCGATGCAATGGAGATTTCAAGGGGTTCCTATAGCTGAATTCAATAAATCAGTCAGTAAAATATCAGAAGATGAGAGATTCAGAGACAAACTGCAGCTGGATGTTCAGACCGGATCTCTTAAAATCAAGAACATCAGAACAGATCTCTCTGGACTTTATGAAGTAGAGATCAGCAGCACCAGCAGCGTTTATACCATACATCAGTCATTCACAGTTACTGtcagtg ATTGCGTTTGCTGTTGTTATGTTCTTGAAGCTATGGTCCGATTGGTCATCTCAGCTGTTGTGGGTGTGGCTACTGTTGCTGTTCTGGTTAATGAGATCAGATCAAGCAGAGATAAACAGAAGAAGAATTCACAGACCCCATTAGACCATCACTGA
- the LOC129438313 gene encoding zinc finger BED domain-containing protein 4, translating into MSAVWKHFKVSEKEAKTAVCRHCSAELSRGGASAKTYSTSSLIYHLKSRHPEHHAEYEKDTAAATATAAAKRKVAPGPGTPTPSVADLLEKAKKFANDSAKAKGITKRIMEFIALDDQPFSVVEDVGFRRLIDHIEPRYTIPSRRHFSDVCLPEMYNVISTNVHELLATDIAALSFTTDIWSSDVSPTSMLSLTAQWIDTDFKLQKIVLHSQEFRGSHTAVAISEAFANMFDNWRIDRSKVHAVVSDNARNMAKAMEDSKLKGIRCMAHTIQLAVNEGLLSQRTQVNRAPAHLCNPAVARLTNPRPGAEQSDHTCQTNQALGVKRARARFGLDSVSAPLNKEAETDHGVKTTKIALLEAVSSRFSQADSEPLYCIATVLDPRYKDHYLDVGKKMRTREMIQAELDLGKPLGDGDGQVMHSAGDENSAESKRARTTDEPRTVSLSDMFDEILQENNPFARQRTSSTAQQLDGYLSEVPIPRSNNPLEFWRTNQGRFPDLAQMARRYLSAPCTSTDSERLFSAASHVIDEKRNRLSCEKAEKLLFIKKNLPLFLN; encoded by the exons ATGTCAGCAGTGTGGAAGCACTTTAAAGTGTCAGAGAAAGAGGCAAAAACGGCCGTTTGCAGACATTGTTCTGCTGAATTGTCCAGAGGGGGTGCATCTGCAAAAACGTACAGCACttcaagtttaatttatcaCTTAAAATCAAGACACCCCGAACATCATGCAGAGTACGAGAAAGACACGGCGGCGGCAACGGCAACAGCAGCAGCGAAAAGAAAAGTAGCTCCCGGTCCTGGGACACCCACTCCATCTGTGGCTGACTTATTAGAAAAGGCAAAAAAGTTTGCCAATGACAGTGCCAAAGCTAAAGGTATTACTAAAAGGATAATGGAATTCATCGCATTGGATGATCAACCATTCTCTGTTGTAGAGGATGTTGGATTTCGCAGGCTTATAGACCACATTGAGCCCCGTTACACCATCCCTAGTAGACGGCATTTCTCAGACGTGTGCTTACCTGAGATGTATAACGTCATTTCAACTAACGTCCATGAGCTTTTGGCTACAGATATTGCAGCCCTCAGCTTCACGACTGATATTTGGAGCTCGGATGTGAGCCCCACTAGTATGCTGAGTTTAACTGCGCAGTGGATCGACACAGATTTTAAGCTACAAAAGATTGTGCTTCACTCACAAGAGTTTAGAGGGTCCCATACAGCTGTAGCCATATCTGAGGCGTTCGCCAACATGTTTGACAATTGGCGTATTGACCGATCTAAAGTGCATGCGGTAGTAAGTGACAACGCAAGAAATATGGCTAAAGCCATGGAAGATAGCAAGCTGAAAGGCATACGGTGTATGGCACACACAATTCAACTGGCGGTCAACGAGGGACTGTTGAGTCAGCGCA cccaagtgaaccgcgctccggcccacctctgcaacccggccgtggcgcgattaaccaatccgcgcccgggcgcggaacagagcgatcacacttgtcaaacaaaccaggctttgggggtcaaacgcgcccgagcgcggtttggtttggatagtgtgagtgcgcccttaaacAAAGAGGCTGAAACAGACCACGGAGTAAAAACAACTAAAATAGCGCTCTTAGAAGCTGTCAGCTCACGATTTAGTCAGGCGGACTCAGAACCCCTGTACTGCATCGCGACTGTGCTTGATCCACGATATAAAGATCATTACTTGGATGTGGGGAAAAAGATGCGCACACGAGAAATGATCCAGGCCGAGTTGGATTTGGGAAAGCCGCTAGGTGATGGAGACGGTCAGGTGATGCACAGCGCAGGAGATGAAAACAGCGCAGAGAGTAAACGGGCTCGTACTACAGATGAGCCGCGCACAGTCTCGCTGTCTGACATGTTCGATGAGATCCTCCAAGAGAATAACCCATTTGCAAGACAGAGGACAAGCTCGACCGCTCAACAGTTAGATGGGTATCTCTCAGAAGTCCCCATCCCCAGGAGCAATAACCCTCTCGAATTTTGGAGGACCAATCAAGGCCGCTTTCCCGACCTGGCGCAGATGGCACGCAG GTACTTGTCTGCTCCATGCACAAGCACCGACAGTGAGAGACTGTTTAGTGCTGCATCTCATGTCATCGATGAGAAGAGGAACCGACTTTCATgtgagaaagcagagaagcTACTTTTCATAAAGAAGAACCTGCCACTTTTCCTGAATTAG